The proteins below come from a single Vitis vinifera cultivar Pinot Noir 40024 chromosome 9, ASM3070453v1 genomic window:
- the LOC104880286 gene encoding uncharacterized protein LOC104880286 has protein sequence MLNGTNFKDCKENMMILLGCMDIDLALRMPKPDELNEQSTQEDEVYWGKWERSNRLSLMIMKRGIPEAFRGAVTDEVTNASDFLAEIQKRFAKNDKAETSTLLASLISMKYKGKGNVREYIMEMSHLASKLKALKLELSDDLLVHLVLISLPAQFNQFKVSYNCQKDKWTLNELISFCVQEEERLKQDKTESAHLASTSKDKGKRKNKDNKVAASNGPEQKKQKVEVTCFFCNKPGHTKKECTKYAAWRVKKGLPELPKTK, from the exons ATGTTAAATGGGACTAATTTTAAGGACTGTAAAGAGAATATGATGATTCTCTTAGGCTGCATGGATATAGACTTGGCCTTGAGAATGCCCAAACCTGATGAACTCAATGAGCAAAGTACTCAAGAGGATGAGGTTTATTGGGGTAAGTGGGAACGTTCAAATAGGCTAAGTCTTATGATCATGAAGCGCGGCATTCCAGAAGCTTTCAGGGGTGCGGTAACCGATGAGGTTACTAATGCCAGTGACTTCCTTGCGGAAATTCAGAAACGTTTTGCCAAAAACGATAAGGCTGAAACGAGCACGCTTTTAGCAAGCTTGATTTCAATGAAGTATAAAGGCAAGGGTAATGTTCGGGAGTACATCATGGAGATGTCTCATCTTGCTTCAAAACTTAAGGCTTTGAAACTCGAGTTATCTGATGATTTACTCGTGCATTTGGTTCTCATATCTCTTCCTgcacaatttaatcaattcaagGTCAGTTATAACTGTCAAAAGGATAAATGGACTCTTAATGAGCTCATTTCATTCtgtgtgcaagaggaagagagattgaagcaagaCAAGACCGAAAGTGCTCATCTGGCTAGCACTTCCAAGGATAAGGGCAAACGAAAGAATAAGGATAATAAGGTTGCTGCTTCTAATGGTCcagaacaaaagaaacagaaagttgAGGTAACATGTTTCTTCTGTAATAAGCCTGGACATACTAAGAAGGAATGTACCAAGTATGCTGCTTGGCGTGTTAAGAAAG GGTTGCCTGAGTTACCGAAAACCAAGTGA